The DNA region TCTCACCTCTGCCAAGCCTGGAATGAGCACCTTTCTGTCACAAATTTCTCTCTTCTGAGCTTATCTGATGAACTGTTGTGCATCTTATGGCAAGTTCCTTCCACTGTGATCTTGACAGTTTTTGGGACAGCCAACTGTGCCCTTTAAGTCCTCACAGATCTctggaggtcccttccaacctcagccattctgtgactctgggaatatccctttggtcagttagggtcagctgtcctggatgTGTTTCCTACCAACCTCTTGCCCATCCCCTGTTCATTCTGGCCTTTGGGGGGGGGAAATTATTCACATTGAACCTGCTCCCCTTGGCTTGGAACCAAGCCACCTCTCTGGTATGCTTATTTGAGCAGAAATGACCCCTTgtgctccttcccctgcctaTGATGTAAGGTGGGAGAGAATAACCTCTGGGTCCTGGCACCATGGCAATCACGCTACTGCAAAAATtacctgtcctggctggaagCAGGACAGATTGACCATGTACAGcctctctgggtaacctgttcTAGGGTTTCACTGCCCTCaatctaaaaaaaatttcttcctcgTATCTAAGTCTGTGTGTCCACACCACAGAGGCCCAACAGGCCTTAGAGTAGGCGTCCACAGAAACGGGAACATATTTAAGGGGACCAAATTTTGTCACATGAGTAATGTCAGATTGCCATAGCTGAAGAGCTTGTAGCCCTCTGGGGTTTGTTCCATCCTGGGTCATGGTGACATGCTGCTGACAATCAGAGCACAAGGCAATGACATCACGTGCTGGTGCAGATGTAAGATGGAATTGATGTTGTAGGGCATGAGCCCCTTGATGGAAAAACTGATGTGACAATTGCCTGGTGTAATGTGTCTGGTACCAGGGCAGCCCACACCAGGGCTGTTATCTTATCTGCACAGTCATTTCCTTCTACAATGAACCCAGGCAAGTTGGTGTGACTATAAACATGAAGAATATAAAATGGTGCAGTTTGTTGGCATAAAGCATGCCATAATGTTCTCCTTTTTATTTACCTCTTTCAGAACAGCACAATCTAAACTACAAACTCAATTGCATACATACTGAGAGCCAGATACAACATTTCAATTCTCATAAGGCCATCAGCCTGGACATCAATCTTTCCAGTCTCTGACAACCACTTGTTTTTCACCCTAGGAATAGATTGTTGTGTTAACAAATGCTCATTCTCAACGTGTTTTCACATGGGAGCTTGCAAACTACTTAGCTCCACTTAGAAGTGACAGGCCATCTAATTTAGCAAAGCAAGGCCTGATTTTATGAggcctttcttttataatttctcTATTGCTCTGTCACAGAGAGATAGAGAAATTGTAATTtctaattataataataatataataattataattgcTCTATCTCTCTTTTGTTCTGGTGTTCAAACAGCTTGCATCTTATTAAGGCTGTTACTGGCTATCTGTTAGATACGGGATAAGACACAAAAAAGACCAGTGACAATCCACAAAATTTATTTAATCCAATTATGTCACTGATACAGGGTCTCGTGGCATGGGAAGACAAAAGATAATGTCCAATGTCTCTtagagaaatagaaataattgaCCATTGTTCTAAAGCCCAAATAGCTGAGACTCAGGAATCATGTTGTTTAGGTAGGATCAAGTTCATTCGCTGGAAATGTTGACCTTGACATCACTGAATGTCTTTTCTGGGAGCTTTTGTTCTTGCTCTGACCATGAAGGCGTAGCTGCATgacgtgccagggctgggccttGCTCAACCTCCGGcccctgagagcagctcctgccacaaggTGCTTCAGTCATCTTGCCCAGGGGCTGTCAAATCCAATtggcaaaccaaaaccactacacccccttccctctgaattgtcataattttcaaattaaggggctttcaggcaaagatatgagAAAAGGAATAGCACATCTTTACtagtgtgtgtatgtatgtaatGACCAAGGAATGGACTCAGACCCATAGTGATGATCAGACATTTATTGAGAGAGACAAGACATTTTTATACACTTCTTCAAGACATAGTATTTCCTTATATGGTGTTTTACTCTAAGGGGCCTATCACGCATTGCCACATCAGTAGCATCCTTTCTTAATGCCCCTATATGGGGTGATCACACATTGTTCAGGTGTctggcagcttccagcaggAGCCTCTCCATCAAGGGAGAGGATCCTCCTCATTTCACAGTGAGGACCTGGAGAACCTTTCCCAGGAAAGGCTTCCAATTTTACCTCAAAAGGGGGTCCAgcttttaaaagacaaaataagcAAGTCAAAGTGActtgatttcatttttagtAAAATCCCCTGGGTCTGATGGCATAATTCCCAACAGGCCAGGGCCAGGACCTGGCCAAGGCCTAAGCCTTGACTGGGAGGCTTTTCCTAATTATCTACTAGCAAACCTTTATTAATATCAGTGAGGAACATGACTTCACAAGAGCTTATCTTCCCAATAACAGGGGACAGATTAAAACACACAGTAACTGGTAACAACACACATCTTCCTACGAATGGAGACAGTGATTTAACAGACAACCTTAGGAAACAAAATTACAAGAGAAAGTTTCTGCCTACAGGCTGAGACTCGGTCACTGCACCActgcagctctgttcccttttttttttttttttttttttttttttgtaaaaaagtcaaatttattattttagttcCCCTCTGATTTTCCCTTCATCTGTACTTGTCTTTTTGTCTACTGTAAGTGTAATCTCTCTCCTTATAACGGCTGCGGCTTGAATGCCTGTGTCTGTTCTCAACCTTGCTCTTCTCCCTGCAGTGTTCTTCATGCTTTTGGTCAGACTCCTTAGATTTTTTGGTCCTCTTGTTATCTTCTTCACAGTGGTGGTGcttcttctgcttctgttttttaGCCAGGTGTGACTGACTTGTGTGAGACTCCTCTATATCCTCATCCAACACGAGGTCATACTTGGCATCTCGCTttggttttactttttctttcagtgcaAATTTAGAAGGTTTGTCACATTCCTTCTCATAGTCCTTGAAATCTTCCTTGGTATACTGCCCAGCTTTTCCCTTCCATTTAACCTTTGCAACAGACTGGCTAAAATCCACATGTATCCGTCTGTCATCAATCAGCACGTTGTCCATTTTGAAGTAGGCTTTCTCACAGTCTTCCTCCTTTTCAAACTCAATGAAAGCATAACAAACAGATTCACCAGTCTTCCAGTCTCGGATCACTTCACAACTTTTAATGGGACCAAATCGTGAAAATATTATCTCCAGGTCTTCACCTGTGGTCACAGGATTCAGTTTACAAACAAACAGCACATTTTCTGGTGGCTTGATGTCTGCATCTGGTAAGTCTCCCACCATTTCCAGAAGAATAGCATgactttttgcttctttttcagcCCGAACTTCTTCTATTTCATCTGCAGGCCGTCCTTTCATGTCATCAATTTCTTCATCTGCTCCTATTCTGCCACTATCGAGCTGTTTCTTTGTAGGTTCTGGTGAGCGATCAGGAACACACAAGCCAGGTGGATCATCAAAGGGATCTTCTAAAATTACTGTATGGTTTATCCTGATATCCTGATATGGGATAAAATCCTTATCTACAAAGGTTTCATTAATTGTCTTCAATACATCCATGCCTTCTGTCACTTCTCCAAACACTGTATGTACACCATCAAGGTAATCCAGGTTTTCCCCTGTGGTAATGAGGAACTGTGATCCATGCTGATCACT from Ammospiza nelsoni isolate bAmmNel1 chromosome 5, bAmmNel1.pri, whole genome shotgun sequence includes:
- the LOC132073545 gene encoding peptidyl-prolyl cis-trans isomerase-like 4 gives rise to the protein MAVLLETTVGDLVIDLYTEERPRACLNFLKLCKVKYYNFCLIYNVQQDFIIQTGDPTGTGRGGESIFCQLYGDQARFFEAEKVPRIRHKKKGTVSMVNNGSDQHGSQFLITTGENLDYLDGVHTVFGEVTEGMDVLKTINETFVDKDFIPYQDIRINHTVILEDPFDDPPGLCVPDRSPEPTKKQLDSGRIGADEEIDDMKGRPADEIEEVRAEKEAKSHAILLEMVGDLPDADIKPPENVLFVCKLNPVTTGEDLEIIFSRFGPIKSCEVIRDWKTGESVCYAFIEFEKEEDCEKAYFKMDNVLIDDRRIHVDFSQSVAKVKWKGKAGQYTKEDFKDYEKECDKPSKFALKEKVKPKRDAKYDLVLDEDIEESHTSQSHLAKKQKQKKHHHCEEDNKRTKKSKESDQKHEEHCREKSKVENRHRHSSRSRYKERDYTYSRQKDKYR